The following are encoded in a window of Acropora muricata isolate sample 2 chromosome 6, ASM3666990v1, whole genome shotgun sequence genomic DNA:
- the LOC136920993 gene encoding uncharacterized protein, with product MPTFGKLDEYNETEDWRHYIERVNLFFDANEITDPAKQRSLFLVSVGAKTYKLIRSLVAPEDPKDKSYEALAKLAQEHFMPKPSAIVQRFKFNTRSQQPGETIAMFLAELRQLTEYCEFGATLDEMLRDRLVCGVQDIRIQRRLLAEPKLTLQRALDLALAIETAEKDASEIQKGDSQEGATPLNKVDTKDGKGSEINCYRCGGKHYPKSCNFKDARCYACGKLGHLSRVCQTKKKDNQTPPSKDKKSDTPQGTHLLADEVTTPGGERGTSAYSLFTLGSKRPAPYKVQLSVNGQTLEMEIDTGASLSVISEKTYNNLVSKNRGPPLEKSGTVLRTYTGE from the coding sequence ATGCCTACGTTTGGGAAGTTAGACGAATACAACGAAACGGAAGATTGGCGTCATTACATTGAGCGTGTGAACCTTTTCTTTGATGCAAACGAAATTACGGATCCTGCCAAGCAAAGATCCCTTTTTCTGGTTAGTGTGGGAGCCAAAACGTACAAGCTGATACGCAGTTTGGTCGCCCCTGAAGATCCGAAGGATAAAAGTTACGAAGCTTTGGCGAAACTCGCCCAGGAACATTTTATGCCTAAACCTTCCGCCATCGTACAGCGTTTCAAGTTCAACACCCGCTCTCAACAACCAGGTGAGACAATTGCCATGTTTTTAGCCGAGTTGAGGCAACTGACTGAATACTGTGAATTTGGGGCAACGTTAGATGAAATGCTACGTGATCGACTTGTTTGTGGTGTTCAAGACATCAGAATACAGCGTCGGTTACTAGCTGAACCGAAATTAACCCTACAGCGAGCGCTTGATCTGGCTCTTGCAATTGAGACCGCGGAAAAGGATGCCTCGGAGATACAGAAGGGGGACTCTCAGGAAGGGGCTACTCCGCTCAACAAAGTTGATACTAAAGATGGAAAGGGTAGTGAAATAAATTGTTATCGTTGTGGTGGTAAACACTATCCCAAGAGCTGTAATTTTAAAGATGCAAGATGTTATGCTTGTGGTAAGCTGGGCCATTTATCTCGAGTGTGCCAAACTAAAAAGAAAGATAACCAAACCCCTCCCAGTAAAGATAAGAAGTCAGACACCCCCCAGGGTACCCACCTCCTAGCGGACGAAGTAACCACACCTGGGGGAGAACGGGGCACGAGTGCATATTCCTTGTTTACCCTTGGCAGTAAACGCCCTGCACCATACAAAGTTCAACTGAGTGTCAACGGGCAAACCCTAGAAATGGAAATCGACACTGGGGCTTCTTTGTCAGTTATCAGTGAGAAAACCTACAACAACCTGGTTTCAAAGAACAGGGGCCCCCCATTAGAGAAATCAGGAACGGTCCTTCGTACATACACAGGGGAATAG